A genomic stretch from Croceibacterium aestuarii includes:
- a CDS encoding TonB-dependent receptor produces MRGFVAGSRDYNGRTGRGAAAFNGLHPSKWLGGLSALALAAAWAVPAAAQNQDQNPPEDKGEEASPPTDGKGLSEIVVTAQFREVDLQNTPMSITAVNSEQIEQRSITNVVDVAQAAPNVTMTEGGNGFGKTNQAFIRGIGQLDFSFAFEPKVGFYIDDVYYATTFGSVFELLDIDRVEIERGPQGTLNGRNSVGGAIRIFNKKPTGDGSGYVEANYGSYNHYQVKGMFDVPVVGDTVALRLGASYNSRDGWVDLLNFACANPSVAGTLPKVGLDNAGGTGGSRKGCKVGTLGGGDVFTSRGQLRIRGANWDNNIAVDFTRDRSEAPAVTLLPGTLGVSFSDDTLLPDGSGPARPPNTPNGLGVFIGGAWGQYYGLASPLVTGASPATLQNPLSPEAAALLAALNPQDPYVSYAIFGNPGGPSPLQQFMNPNLSTVRSWGVSNNFELDINDSLQLSSITAYRHYTGEFGQSDFALPVREAYNEVAHDQFSQELRLNGTAIDGRLHWTVGGFYLDTSNDNSGRVQTAGFSIFAGPGGTIPFILDMYVDDKSGVKNLSGFVHGDFALNDIFSVEGGLRYTHEKKTYSYFRQDVGQPPSLEGAAPDKTIEQWNPRVSVNAKVSPDVLLYAAFSTGFTAGGNDPRPFFPGDVNLTFGPEKAKAYELGFKSLMLDNRVRFNAAGFWTDYKSIQTFLSANTTGCVPGTQPEGRPPCTIFYYGNGGDATIKGFEAELEARPVPEWLFTAAVGYTDFQYKTLAPGVNPTGDLNSTTLDSPQTQTPKWKITAGTQYDIDLGNSGRLVPHIDATYQSKVYYTTSLINPIPIQPGYTIVNARITWYSPEQTWQVAAYATNLLDKLYYTGITDVRNGFGYAFGQVGRPREFGVSLKRTF; encoded by the coding sequence GGGCCTGAGCGAGATTGTCGTCACCGCGCAGTTCCGCGAGGTCGACTTGCAGAACACGCCGATGTCGATCACCGCGGTCAATTCCGAGCAGATCGAGCAGCGTTCGATCACCAACGTCGTCGACGTCGCGCAGGCCGCTCCGAACGTTACGATGACCGAGGGCGGCAACGGGTTCGGCAAGACCAACCAGGCTTTCATCCGCGGCATCGGTCAACTCGACTTCAGCTTCGCCTTCGAACCCAAGGTCGGGTTCTATATCGACGACGTCTATTATGCGACGACCTTCGGCTCGGTGTTCGAGCTGCTGGACATCGACCGTGTCGAGATCGAGCGCGGTCCGCAGGGGACGCTCAACGGCCGCAATTCGGTCGGCGGCGCAATCAGGATATTCAACAAGAAGCCGACCGGTGACGGTTCGGGCTATGTCGAGGCGAATTACGGCAGCTACAATCACTACCAGGTCAAGGGCATGTTCGACGTGCCCGTCGTCGGCGACACCGTCGCCTTGCGATTGGGGGCGTCGTACAACAGCCGGGACGGCTGGGTCGACCTGCTCAACTTCGCCTGCGCCAACCCCTCTGTCGCCGGTACCTTGCCGAAGGTCGGCCTCGACAATGCGGGTGGCACCGGCGGCAGCCGCAAGGGCTGCAAGGTCGGCACGCTCGGCGGCGGCGATGTGTTCACTTCGCGCGGGCAACTGCGCATTCGCGGGGCGAACTGGGACAACAACATTGCGGTCGACTTTACCCGCGACCGATCGGAGGCTCCGGCGGTCACGCTGCTGCCGGGGACGCTGGGGGTTTCGTTTTCCGACGACACGCTGCTCCCCGACGGCAGCGGCCCGGCGCGGCCGCCCAACACGCCCAACGGGCTCGGCGTCTTTATCGGCGGCGCGTGGGGGCAATACTACGGCCTCGCCAGCCCGCTTGTCACAGGCGCCTCCCCGGCGACGCTGCAGAACCCGCTGTCGCCCGAAGCCGCGGCCCTGCTCGCCGCACTCAACCCGCAGGACCCTTATGTGTCCTACGCCATTTTCGGTAACCCCGGCGGGCCGTCGCCACTGCAACAATTCATGAACCCGAATCTGAGCACGGTCCGCTCCTGGGGCGTGTCGAACAACTTCGAGCTCGACATCAACGACAGCCTGCAGCTTTCCTCCATCACCGCCTACCGTCACTACACCGGCGAGTTCGGCCAGAGCGATTTCGCGCTGCCGGTGCGCGAGGCGTACAACGAAGTGGCGCACGATCAGTTTTCGCAGGAACTGCGGCTCAATGGCACGGCGATCGACGGCCGGTTGCACTGGACGGTGGGCGGGTTCTACCTCGATACCTCGAACGACAATTCGGGCCGGGTGCAGACGGCCGGGTTCTCGATCTTCGCAGGGCCTGGGGGGACCATTCCCTTCATCCTCGACATGTATGTCGACGACAAATCCGGGGTGAAGAATCTTTCCGGCTTCGTCCACGGCGATTTCGCCCTGAACGATATCTTCTCGGTCGAGGGCGGCCTGCGCTACACGCACGAGAAGAAGACTTATTCCTATTTCCGCCAGGACGTGGGTCAGCCGCCCAGTCTCGAAGGTGCCGCGCCCGACAAGACGATCGAGCAGTGGAACCCGCGCGTTTCGGTCAATGCCAAGGTCTCGCCCGACGTGCTGCTCTACGCCGCGTTTTCGACCGGCTTCACCGCCGGCGGCAACGATCCCCGTCCCTTCTTTCCCGGAGACGTCAACCTGACCTTCGGGCCCGAGAAGGCCAAGGCCTATGAACTCGGCTTCAAGTCGCTGATGCTGGACAACCGGGTCCGCTTCAATGCGGCCGGATTCTGGACCGACTATAAGAGCATCCAGACATTCCTTTCGGCAAATACGACAGGCTGCGTTCCGGGCACTCAGCCGGAGGGGCGCCCGCCATGCACGATCTTCTATTACGGCAACGGCGGCGATGCGACCATCAAGGGCTTCGAGGCCGAGCTTGAGGCGCGCCCTGTGCCCGAATGGCTCTTCACTGCGGCCGTGGGATACACCGACTTCCAGTACAAGACCCTCGCGCCGGGCGTGAATCCGACGGGAGATCTCAACTCGACGACGCTGGACAGCCCCCAGACCCAGACGCCGAAGTGGAAGATTACCGCGGGCACCCAGTACGACATCGACCTGGGCAATTCCGGTCGCCTCGTTCCGCACATCGACGCAACCTATCAAAGCAAGGTCTACTACACGACCAGCTTGATCAACCCGATCCCGATCCAGCCCGGCTACACGATCGTCAACGCCCGGATCACCTGGTACAGCCCCGAGCAGACCTGGCAGGTCGCCGCTTACGCAACCAACCTGCTCGACAAGCTGTATTACACCGGCATCACCGACGTGCGGAACGGCTTCGGCTATGCTTTCGGGCAGGTCGGGCGGCCTCGCGAATTCGGCGTCTCGTTGAAGCGGACGTTCTGA
- the glmU gene encoding bifunctional UDP-N-acetylglucosamine diphosphorylase/glucosamine-1-phosphate N-acetyltransferase GlmU codes for MSETTRPIAVVVLAAGKGTRMKSKLHKVLHPIGGRPMLEHLLASVAPLEPVHTVVVVGHGRDQIADVVGARAQTVVQEPQLGTGHAVQQAQAALGDFDGDVLVLYGDVPFVAQSTMRRMLDRLDDSDNPAAVVLAFRAADPGAYGRVISVDGKTILKMVEFKDASADERQVDLCNSGMMACRAADLFALLARVGNDNAAGEYYLPDIVKVAAHDGRKSTYIETHESEVRGINSRAELAAAERQWQDFRREEAMAEGASLTAPETVFFSWDTALGADVTIEPNVVFGPGVSVADGATIHAFCHLEGCEIGSGASVGPFARLRPGAKLHAGAKVGNFVEIKNAVLGEGAKANHLTYIGDAEVGAGANIGAGTITCNYDGYFKHRTVIGPGAFIGSNSALIAPVSIGADAIVAAGSAVSRDVAAGELRMVRAEQLVKPGWADRFHDAMKKKKAEARKG; via the coding sequence ATGAGCGAAACCACGCGACCGATCGCCGTCGTCGTCCTTGCAGCCGGCAAGGGCACGCGCATGAAGAGCAAGCTGCACAAGGTGCTGCACCCGATCGGCGGGCGGCCCATGCTCGAACACCTGCTAGCCAGCGTGGCCCCGCTCGAACCCGTTCATACGGTCGTCGTTGTCGGCCATGGGCGCGACCAGATTGCCGATGTGGTTGGCGCGCGCGCGCAGACGGTGGTGCAGGAACCGCAGCTCGGCACCGGCCACGCCGTGCAGCAGGCGCAGGCCGCGCTGGGCGATTTCGACGGCGACGTTCTGGTCCTCTACGGCGATGTCCCGTTCGTCGCGCAGTCGACCATGCGCCGGATGCTCGATCGTCTCGATGACAGCGACAATCCGGCCGCAGTGGTCCTCGCCTTTCGCGCCGCCGATCCGGGCGCCTACGGCCGCGTCATCAGCGTCGACGGAAAGACCATTCTCAAGATGGTCGAATTCAAGGATGCGAGCGCGGATGAGCGCCAGGTCGACTTGTGCAATTCGGGGATGATGGCGTGCCGGGCCGCGGACCTGTTCGCATTGCTCGCGCGTGTCGGCAACGACAATGCGGCAGGTGAATACTACTTGCCCGACATCGTAAAGGTCGCCGCTCACGACGGCCGCAAGTCGACGTACATCGAAACGCACGAGAGCGAGGTCCGCGGCATCAACAGCCGTGCCGAGCTCGCCGCCGCCGAACGCCAGTGGCAGGACTTCCGCCGCGAAGAAGCGATGGCAGAAGGGGCTTCTTTGACGGCGCCGGAAACGGTGTTCTTCAGCTGGGATACCGCGCTCGGGGCCGACGTGACGATCGAGCCCAATGTCGTATTCGGGCCGGGCGTGTCGGTGGCCGACGGCGCGACAATTCACGCCTTCTGCCACCTCGAAGGCTGTGAAATCGGAAGCGGCGCGTCGGTCGGCCCGTTCGCCCGCCTGCGCCCCGGGGCAAAGCTGCACGCCGGCGCGAAGGTTGGAAACTTCGTCGAAATAAAGAATGCGGTGCTGGGCGAGGGCGCCAAGGCCAACCACCTTACCTACATCGGCGATGCCGAAGTGGGCGCGGGGGCCAACATCGGCGCCGGCACGATTACCTGCAACTACGACGGCTACTTCAAGCACCGGACTGTCATCGGGCCCGGCGCGTTCATCGGCTCAAACAGCGCGTTGATCGCGCCCGTGAGCATCGGGGCAGATGCGATCGTCGCGGCGGGCAGCGCCGTGAGCCGCGACGTCGCGGCAGGCGAACTGCGCATGGTGCGCGCCGAGCAACTGGTCAAACCCGGCTGGGCCGACCGCTTCCACGACGCCATGAAGAAGAAAAAAGCCGAGGCGAGGAAGGGTTGA
- a CDS encoding putative bifunctional diguanylate cyclase/phosphodiesterase, with translation MSENHADLPLLPLTLTAAELLGLKKPAQGSWSQIRALQYAGLYKASPIRLAGHVLAALITAGLFVGHVPIYLLGPWLPLVYLGQWNATRIDRGLADSGHRAMSRAEFHRQSLAVAGAALPWSLALLVFPWFGDLSDHVGMWSVVAMLIAGSALMLSSAPMATIVFAVVTGTAASVSFGLQWQFLLAAMVIAFVITACFGAIKVARTFLAAEIAVAGVAEKSEVVSLLLREFEENEADWLWQVDTNRLVRSASPRFAFALGRDASEIEGTSFIKLVAGSAWDSGKFAPSLHDLAERLKRRESFSNLLVQVEVASGRRWWEISGTPMRDEKGDFLGFRGVGSDVTEQRESSEKIAYLARYDTLTGLPNRLMVTESLKDALRYSEQWRTRCAFLMVDLDRFKAVNDSLGHQVGDQMLAQVSQRLELLATDNEMCGRLGGDEFAVVIRDASDRGAVDRFAAKIIDALSQPYVVDNNTLYIGASVGSAMGPRDGDSVEMLMRNADLALYRAKDDGGGNHCKFEPALHAEAEERRQLESSLRFATEKDELLLNFQPVVDANSEQVVSFEALVRWQSAEHGFVRPDKFIPLAEDTRLIIPIGEWVLREACRQAVNWPEPIKVAVNVSGEQLLEPGFANCVVRALSDSGLAAHRLEVEVTESIFVRDAQIARQSLEEIMALGCTIALDDFGTGYSSLGYLRALRFSTIKVDRSFVQGAAQQSPESLAIINAVVAMARSLDMTTTAEGVEDAKQAAMIRELGCTKIQGYYFGRPMPAAEAAAIAERSRIGREAA, from the coding sequence GTGAGCGAAAACCACGCCGACCTTCCCCTGCTGCCCCTGACGCTGACGGCAGCCGAATTGCTCGGGCTGAAGAAGCCTGCGCAGGGCAGTTGGTCGCAAATCCGCGCGCTGCAGTACGCCGGGCTGTACAAGGCTTCGCCGATAAGGCTGGCTGGCCATGTTCTGGCGGCTCTGATCACCGCCGGGCTGTTTGTCGGCCATGTCCCGATCTATCTCCTCGGTCCGTGGCTTCCTCTCGTCTATCTGGGTCAGTGGAACGCCACCCGGATCGACCGAGGCTTGGCAGATAGCGGTCATCGCGCCATGTCGAGGGCGGAATTCCATCGCCAATCCCTGGCCGTCGCCGGCGCGGCGCTGCCTTGGTCGCTGGCGCTGCTCGTCTTCCCCTGGTTCGGTGACCTCTCCGACCATGTCGGGATGTGGAGCGTCGTGGCGATGCTCATTGCGGGTTCCGCCCTGATGCTCTCGTCGGCGCCGATGGCGACCATCGTCTTTGCCGTGGTCACCGGGACCGCGGCGTCGGTTTCGTTCGGCCTGCAGTGGCAGTTCCTTCTCGCCGCCATGGTGATCGCCTTCGTCATCACGGCGTGCTTCGGTGCGATCAAGGTGGCGCGGACGTTTCTTGCGGCCGAAATCGCCGTGGCGGGCGTGGCGGAAAAGTCCGAGGTCGTCTCGCTGCTGCTGCGCGAGTTCGAAGAGAACGAGGCCGACTGGTTGTGGCAGGTCGACACCAACCGCCTGGTGCGCTCGGCCAGTCCGCGCTTCGCCTTTGCGCTGGGCCGCGATGCCAGCGAGATCGAGGGCACTTCGTTCATCAAGCTGGTGGCGGGATCGGCGTGGGACAGCGGCAAGTTCGCTCCCAGTCTCCACGACCTCGCCGAACGGCTCAAGCGGCGCGAAAGCTTCTCGAACCTCCTTGTACAGGTCGAGGTGGCATCCGGCCGGCGGTGGTGGGAAATCTCCGGCACACCGATGCGCGACGAAAAAGGCGATTTTCTCGGCTTCCGTGGGGTCGGTTCGGACGTGACCGAGCAGCGCGAATCATCGGAAAAGATCGCCTATCTCGCGCGTTACGATACGCTCACAGGACTACCGAACCGCTTGATGGTGACCGAATCGCTGAAAGACGCTTTGCGTTACAGCGAGCAGTGGCGCACCCGTTGCGCCTTTCTGATGGTCGATCTCGACCGTTTCAAGGCGGTGAACGATTCGCTTGGCCACCAGGTCGGCGACCAGATGCTGGCCCAGGTTTCGCAGCGGCTCGAGCTGCTCGCCACCGACAACGAGATGTGCGGCCGGCTCGGCGGAGACGAATTTGCCGTCGTGATTCGCGACGCCTCCGATCGCGGGGCTGTCGACCGCTTCGCCGCAAAGATCATCGACGCGCTCTCGCAGCCTTACGTGGTCGACAACAACACGTTGTATATTGGCGCCAGCGTTGGCTCCGCAATGGGGCCGCGCGATGGCGATTCGGTCGAAATGCTGATGCGCAACGCCGACCTCGCACTGTACCGCGCCAAGGACGATGGCGGCGGCAATCACTGCAAGTTCGAACCCGCCCTCCACGCCGAGGCCGAGGAGCGCCGACAGCTCGAATCCTCGCTGCGCTTCGCTACCGAGAAGGACGAGCTGCTGCTCAACTTCCAGCCGGTGGTCGACGCCAACAGCGAGCAAGTCGTCAGCTTCGAAGCGCTGGTGCGTTGGCAGAGCGCGGAACACGGCTTCGTGCGTCCTGACAAGTTCATCCCGCTGGCGGAGGATACGCGTCTCATCATCCCCATCGGCGAATGGGTTCTGCGCGAGGCCTGCCGTCAGGCGGTAAACTGGCCCGAACCGATCAAGGTCGCGGTCAACGTCTCGGGCGAACAGTTGCTCGAACCCGGTTTCGCCAACTGCGTGGTTCGCGCCTTGTCCGACAGCGGGCTGGCCGCGCACCGCCTCGAGGTCGAGGTCACCGAAAGCATCTTCGTGCGCGACGCGCAGATTGCGCGGCAGTCGCTCGAGGAGATCATGGCGCTCGGCTGTACGATAGCGCTCGATGACTTCGGCACAGGTTACTCCTCGCTCGGATACCTGAGGGCTTTGCGCTTTTCGACCATCAAGGTCGATCGCAGCTTCGTCCAGGGCGCTGCCCAGCAAAGCCCGGAAAGCCTCGCGATCATCAACGCCGTGGTGGCGATGGCGCGAAGTCTCGACATGACAACCACCGCAGAGGGCGTCGAAGACGCCAAACAAGCGGCGATGATCCGCGAATTGGGCTGCACCAAGATCCAGGGCTACTACTTCGGCCGGCCGATGCCGGCCGCCGAGGCTGCCGCGATTGCCGAGCGGAGCCGTATCGGCCGCGAAGCAGCCTGA
- a CDS encoding HAD-IA family hydrolase yields MANFPFDTIGFDLDGTLVDTAPDLCEAVNHALAEAGRAPVTPEVTRQMIGGGTRAMLTRAFERTGGMVGADVFDEAYDTLLGYYERNTSQHSAPYPGLLTALDDLAARGCQLAVVTNKIERFARKLLSELGLTDRFACILGGDTLGPGRAKPARDMIDEALRQCDGTRFAMVGDASFDVLAAHAAGVPCVVYGPGYHDKPVGELGADAVIDRFEDLIPALEYLAPSD; encoded by the coding sequence ATGGCGAACTTTCCCTTCGACACCATCGGCTTCGACCTCGACGGAACACTCGTCGATACGGCGCCCGACTTGTGCGAGGCGGTCAACCACGCACTCGCCGAAGCAGGACGAGCCCCGGTCACGCCCGAGGTCACCCGGCAGATGATCGGCGGAGGTACGCGGGCGATGTTGACCCGCGCGTTCGAGCGCACCGGCGGCATGGTCGGCGCGGATGTCTTCGATGAAGCCTATGACACTCTGCTTGGTTATTACGAGCGTAATACTTCGCAGCATAGCGCCCCATATCCCGGCCTCCTCACCGCGCTCGACGACCTCGCGGCGCGTGGTTGCCAGTTGGCGGTCGTGACCAACAAGATCGAACGCTTCGCTCGCAAGTTGTTGTCCGAACTCGGTCTCACCGACCGCTTCGCCTGCATTCTTGGCGGCGATACGCTCGGCCCCGGGCGGGCCAAGCCGGCGCGCGACATGATCGACGAAGCGCTGCGGCAATGCGATGGCACACGCTTTGCGATGGTCGGCGACGCGAGCTTCGACGTGCTTGCCGCGCACGCCGCCGGGGTACCGTGCGTGGTCTATGGGCCCGGGTACCATGACAAGCCGGTCGGGGAACTCGGTGCCGATGCGGTCATCGACCGCTTCGAGGATCTCATCCCTGCCCTCGAATACCTTGCCCCGTCCGATTAG
- a CDS encoding type II toxin-antitoxin system VapC family toxin, with protein sequence MSAALFDTWILLDALRGVEQAGSELQRYNRRYLSRISWIEVLTHGMPDDAQRAESFLGHFTVVELSEEIARSAAQLRGQRRGLTLSNAIILASAQTAGHILVTRNTQAFPAQMPGIRIPYTLEEG encoded by the coding sequence GTGAGCGCGGCGCTGTTCGATACGTGGATACTCCTCGACGCGCTGCGCGGGGTGGAACAGGCCGGAAGCGAACTGCAACGCTACAACCGCCGCTACCTCAGCCGGATCAGCTGGATCGAGGTGCTGACCCATGGGATGCCCGATGACGCTCAACGCGCCGAGAGTTTCCTCGGCCATTTCACCGTGGTCGAACTGTCGGAGGAAATCGCGCGCAGCGCCGCGCAACTGCGCGGCCAGCGCCGCGGACTCACCTTGAGCAATGCCATCATCCTGGCGTCCGCGCAGACCGCCGGGCACATCCTCGTGACTCGCAATACCCAGGCTTTCCCAGCGCAGATGCCGGGCATTCGCATTCCTTACACGCTTGAAGAAGGTTGA
- a CDS encoding Rieske 2Fe-2S domain-containing protein, with translation MATAPEDAPQSIPQGTAYGRGPQKPADDLTRVGPGTPMGELMRRYWQPVLASRNVTERPKEVRLLGEDLIIFRDGEGRPGLLYPRCMHRGTSLFWGHVERDGIRCCYHGWKFAVDGQCIEQPCEPNPTACRPEHRQPWYPVRDHYGLVWAYMGPPDRMPALPRFDAMEPLDEGEEYLAFDNSLGSHGDFHGPEVVPYSWLHMNDNVMDPFHVQVLHTTFSGTQFVREFEVMPKVEFDEIEAGVTYQAHRDLSDGRHVNRVSTWMMPNVMFVPDVAMRPGRPNGIGVSVPVDDTHCRIVMAMRVPADVRDRPMRGLEAENFKPWHQRTVEERQDQPGDYEAQAGQGPVSLHSEEHLVTSDKGIGLQRRMLRRALETVAAGGDPPGISFDERAVTRVPSGNFFS, from the coding sequence ATGGCCACCGCCCCCGAGGACGCGCCTCAATCGATACCCCAAGGGACCGCGTATGGACGCGGACCGCAAAAACCGGCCGATGACCTGACGAGGGTTGGTCCCGGCACGCCCATGGGCGAGCTGATGCGGCGTTACTGGCAGCCTGTGCTAGCCAGCCGCAACGTGACCGAGCGGCCGAAAGAAGTGCGGCTTCTCGGCGAGGATCTGATCATCTTCCGCGACGGCGAGGGGCGTCCTGGATTGCTCTATCCGCGCTGCATGCACCGCGGCACAAGTCTCTTCTGGGGCCATGTCGAGCGCGATGGAATCCGCTGCTGCTATCACGGATGGAAGTTTGCCGTGGACGGGCAATGCATCGAACAGCCGTGCGAGCCCAACCCCACCGCGTGCCGCCCCGAACATCGTCAGCCGTGGTACCCGGTGCGCGACCACTACGGGCTCGTCTGGGCTTACATGGGCCCGCCCGACCGCATGCCCGCCCTGCCTCGCTTCGATGCGATGGAGCCGCTCGACGAGGGCGAGGAATATCTCGCCTTCGACAACTCGCTGGGCAGCCACGGCGATTTCCATGGGCCCGAGGTCGTCCCCTATTCGTGGCTGCACATGAACGACAACGTGATGGATCCGTTTCACGTGCAGGTCCTCCACACCACTTTCTCGGGCACGCAGTTCGTGCGCGAGTTCGAGGTTATGCCGAAAGTCGAGTTCGACGAGATCGAAGCCGGCGTGACCTATCAGGCACACCGCGACCTTTCCGACGGGCGCCACGTCAATCGCGTCTCCACTTGGATGATGCCCAATGTCATGTTCGTGCCTGACGTGGCGATGCGTCCCGGACGGCCCAACGGCATCGGCGTGTCGGTGCCGGTCGACGATACCCATTGCCGCATCGTGATGGCGATGCGCGTGCCCGCCGACGTCAGGGACCGCCCAATGCGCGGCCTCGAGGCGGAAAACTTCAAGCCTTGGCACCAGCGCACGGTCGAGGAGCGGCAGGACCAGCCGGGCGACTACGAGGCGCAGGCCGGCCAGGGGCCGGTGTCGCTGCACAGCGAGGAGCACCTCGTCACGAGCGACAAGGGCATCGGCCTGCAGCGCCGCATGCTGCGCCGGGCGCTGGAGACGGTCGCAGCCGGCGGCGATCCGCCCGGCATCTCGTTCGACGAGCGCGCCGTGACCCGGGTGCCGAGCGGCAACTTCTTCTCTTAG
- a CDS encoding ribbon-helix-helix protein, CopG family: MTRILADLSDDDLAWLDSRAASEGKSRAAVMRDAVAAYRAAIQAGGIERYFGIWRGRASSDAE; encoded by the coding sequence ATGACGCGAATCCTCGCCGACCTCTCCGATGACGACCTGGCGTGGCTCGACAGCCGGGCCGCCTCCGAGGGAAAGTCGCGCGCCGCAGTCATGCGCGATGCCGTTGCCGCCTATCGGGCCGCAATCCAGGCCGGCGGAATCGAGCGCTATTTCGGTATCTGGCGGGGACGCGCATCGAGTGACGCCGAGTGA
- the glmS gene encoding glutamine--fructose-6-phosphate transaminase (isomerizing) produces MCGIIGIVGKEPVADRLVEGLRRMEYRGYDSAGICTLYDDRLIRRRAEGKLFNLALELERNPAPGEVGIAHTRWATHGAPTTNNAHPHATEEVALVHNGIIENFRVLRTELEQRGRIFESETDTEVVAHLVSEQVEAGKSPQDAVQAVLPQLRGAFALAIAFRAHPDILIGARLGSPLVIGYGDGETYLGSDALALAPLTQKIAYLEEGDWVVVTRDGGEIYDKDNRPVEREVTTSGASAAAIEKGNYRHFMQKEIFEQPTVVAQTLRSYLRPMEQQVALPQLDFDIANINRVTIVACGTSYYAGMVAKYWFEQFARTPVDIDFASEFRYREPVLEPGGLALFISQSGETADTLAALRHCKAEGQTIAVVVNVPTSSMAREADLLLPTHAGPEIGVASTKAFSCQLAVLAALAAHFAVRKGRMTHDEEAEVVKHLMEAPAALNAALAHDEDIAAIAPLIAPARDVLYLGRGPDFPLALEGALKLKEISYIHAEGYAAGEMKHGPIALIDEAVPVIVLAPSGPLFEKTVSNMQEVRARGGKIVLISDREGLAEAGEGCLATIEMPRVHPLIAPLVYAVPVQLLAYHVAVAKGTDVDQPRNLAKSVTVE; encoded by the coding sequence ATGTGCGGAATTATCGGCATCGTCGGCAAGGAACCGGTCGCGGACCGGCTGGTCGAAGGCCTCAGGCGGATGGAATATCGCGGCTACGACAGTGCCGGCATCTGCACCCTCTATGACGACCGGCTCATCCGCCGACGCGCCGAGGGAAAGTTGTTCAACCTGGCGCTGGAACTCGAACGCAACCCCGCGCCGGGAGAGGTCGGGATTGCGCATACCCGCTGGGCCACGCACGGCGCCCCGACGACCAACAACGCGCACCCGCATGCTACCGAAGAGGTGGCGCTGGTTCACAACGGAATCATCGAGAACTTTCGCGTTCTTCGTACCGAGCTCGAGCAGCGGGGACGAATCTTCGAAAGCGAAACCGACACCGAAGTCGTCGCCCACCTCGTGTCGGAACAGGTCGAGGCCGGCAAATCGCCGCAGGATGCGGTACAAGCGGTCCTGCCCCAGCTGCGCGGGGCGTTCGCGCTGGCGATTGCCTTCCGTGCCCATCCCGACATCCTGATCGGCGCTCGCCTGGGTTCTCCCTTGGTCATCGGCTACGGCGACGGCGAAACCTATCTCGGCTCGGACGCCCTCGCACTGGCGCCGCTGACCCAGAAGATCGCTTATCTCGAGGAAGGCGACTGGGTCGTGGTGACTCGCGACGGCGGCGAAATCTACGACAAGGACAACCGCCCGGTCGAGCGCGAGGTGACGACGTCGGGGGCCTCTGCTGCAGCGATCGAGAAGGGCAACTACCGCCACTTCATGCAGAAGGAAATTTTCGAGCAGCCCACAGTCGTGGCGCAGACGCTGCGCAGCTATCTGCGGCCGATGGAGCAGCAGGTCGCGTTGCCGCAGCTCGATTTCGATATCGCCAATATCAATCGGGTGACGATCGTGGCCTGCGGCACATCGTACTATGCGGGCATGGTGGCGAAGTACTGGTTCGAGCAATTCGCCCGCACGCCGGTCGACATCGATTTTGCCAGCGAGTTCCGCTACCGCGAACCGGTCCTCGAACCCGGCGGGCTGGCGCTGTTCATCTCGCAGAGCGGCGAAACCGCCGACACGCTGGCTGCGCTGCGCCACTGTAAGGCCGAAGGCCAGACGATCGCGGTCGTCGTCAACGTCCCGACCAGCTCAATGGCGCGCGAGGCCGATCTTCTGCTGCCGACCCACGCGGGCCCCGAGATCGGCGTCGCCAGCACCAAGGCGTTCTCCTGCCAGCTCGCCGTGCTCGCTGCGCTGGCGGCTCACTTCGCCGTGCGCAAGGGGCGCATGACGCACGATGAGGAAGCCGAAGTCGTCAAGCACCTGATGGAAGCGCCGGCAGCGCTCAACGCAGCGCTGGCGCACGACGAGGATATCGCCGCAATCGCGCCGCTTATCGCGCCGGCGCGCGACGTCCTGTACCTTGGCCGCGGACCGGACTTCCCCTTGGCGCTCGAAGGCGCGCTGAAGCTCAAGGAAATCAGTTACATTCATGCCGAGGGCTATGCCGCCGGCGAGATGAAGCACGGCCCCATTGCGCTCATCGACGAGGCGGTTCCGGTGATCGTCCTCGCGCCATCGGGGCCCTTGTTCGAAAAGACCGTCTCGAACATGCAGGAGGTTCGTGCCCGCGGCGGCAAGATCGTGCTGATCTCCGACCGCGAAGGTCTCGCCGAAGCCGGCGAGGGATGCCTGGCGACGATCGAAATGCCGCGCGTTCATCCGTTGATCGCGCCGCTCGTCTACGCCGTCCCGGTTCAGCTGCTGGCGTACCACGTGGCGGTCGCCAAGGGCACTGACGTCGACCAGCCGCGCAATCTGGCGAAATCGGTCACCGTCGAATAG